One genomic segment of Hypomesus transpacificus isolate Combined female chromosome 5, fHypTra1, whole genome shotgun sequence includes these proteins:
- the flot2a gene encoding flotillin-2a isoform X3, translating into MTLQPKCEEVETAEGVAITVTGVAQVKVMTDNELLGYACEQFLGKSVQEIKSVILQTLEGHLRSILGTLTVEQIYQDRDRFASLVREVASPDVGRMGIEILSFTIKDVYDKVEYLSSLGKSQTAAVQRDADIGVAEAERDAGIREAECKKEMMDMKFQADTLMADSKRELEMQRAAFNQEVNTKKAEAQLAYELQAAKEQQKIRLEEIEIEVVQRKKQITIEEKEIQRTDKELIATVKRPAEAEAYKMQMLAEGQKIKRVLTAQAEAEKIRCIGEAEAGSIEVVGKAEAEKMRLKAEAYQQYGEAAKTALVLEALPKIAGKVAAPLARTNEIIILSGEGGRVTGEVNRLLAELPVSVNALTGVDLTKIPLLQKMVNPQA; encoded by the exons ATGACCCTGCAGCCCAAGTGTGAGGAGGTAGAGACAGCGGAGGGTGTAGCTATTACTGTCACTGGGGTGGCACAG gTGAAAGTAATGACTGACAACGAGCTCTTAGGGTACGCCTGTGAGCAGTTCCTGGGGAAGTCCGTGCAGGAGATCAAGAGTGTCATCCTGCAGACACTGGAAGGTCACCTGCGCTCCATCCTCG GCACTCTGACAGTGGAGCAGATCTACCAGGACAGGGACAGGTTTGCCAGTCTGGTGCGGGAGGTGGCTTCGCCCGATGTGGGCCGCATGGGCATCGAGATCCTCAGCTTCACCATCAAG GACGTGTATGATAAAGTGGAGTACCTGAGCTCCCTGGGGAAGTCCCAGACAGCAGCAGTGCAGAGAGACGCCGACATAGGAGTCGCTGAGGCCGAGAGGGACGCAGGCATCAGG GAAGCGGAATGCAAAAAAGAGATGATGGACATGAAGTTCCAGGCGGACACCTTGATGGCCGACTCGAAGCGCGAGCTGGAAATGCAGCGGGCCGCCTTCAACCAGGAAGTCAACACCAAG AAAGCAGAGGCCCAGCTGGCCTACGAGCTACAGGCCGCTAAGGAGCAGCAGAAGATCCGTCTGGAAGAGATCGAGATCGAGGTGGTGCAGAGGAAGAAGCAGATCACCATCGAGGAGAAGGAGATCCAGCGCACGGACAAGGAGCTCATCGCCACGGTGAAGAGGCCCGCCGAGGCCGAAGCCTACAAGATGCAGATGCTGGCCGAGGGACAGAA GATTAAGAGGGTGTTGACTGCCCAGGCCGAGGCTGAGAAAATCCGCTGCATAGGTGAGGCAGAGGCCGGCTCCATAGAGGTGGTGGGGAAGGCAGAGGCTGAGAAGATGAGGCTGAAGGCTGAGGCCTACCAGCAGTACGGAGAGGCTGCCAAGACCGCCCTGGTTCTGGAGGCCTTGCCCAAG ATTGCAGGCAAAGTGGCGGCGCCCCTCGCCCGGACCAATGAGATTATCATCCTGAGCGGGGAGGGCGGTCGCGTGACCGGAGAGGTGAACCGTCTGCTGGCTGAGCTCC
- the flot2a gene encoding flotillin-2a isoform X1, translating into MGNCHTVGPNEALVVSGGCCGSDEKTYVVGGWAWAWMLISDIQRITLEIMTLQPKCEEVETAEGVAITVTGVAQVKVMTDNELLGYACEQFLGKSVQEIKSVILQTLEGHLRSILGTLTVEQIYQDRDRFASLVREVASPDVGRMGIEILSFTIKDVYDKVEYLSSLGKSQTAAVQRDADIGVAEAERDAGIREAECKKEMMDMKFQADTLMADSKRELEMQRAAFNQEVNTKKAEAQLAYELQAAKEQQKIRLEEIEIEVVQRKKQITIEEKEIQRTDKELIATVKRPAEAEAYKMQMLAEGQKIKRVLTAQAEAEKIRCIGEAEAGSIEVVGKAEAEKMRLKAEAYQQYGEAAKTALVLEALPKIAGKVAAPLARTNEIIILSGEGGRVTGEVNRLLAELPVSVNALTGVDLTKIPLLQKMVNPQA; encoded by the exons ATGGGGAATTGCCACACAGTTGGACCAAACGAAGCTCTTGTGGTTTCAG GTGGCTGCTGTGGCTCCGATGAGAAGACGTACGTGGTgggaggctgggcctgggcctggatgCTCATCTCAGACATCCAGAG GATAACCCTTGAGATTATGACCCTGCAGCCCAAGTGTGAGGAGGTAGAGACAGCGGAGGGTGTAGCTATTACTGTCACTGGGGTGGCACAG gTGAAAGTAATGACTGACAACGAGCTCTTAGGGTACGCCTGTGAGCAGTTCCTGGGGAAGTCCGTGCAGGAGATCAAGAGTGTCATCCTGCAGACACTGGAAGGTCACCTGCGCTCCATCCTCG GCACTCTGACAGTGGAGCAGATCTACCAGGACAGGGACAGGTTTGCCAGTCTGGTGCGGGAGGTGGCTTCGCCCGATGTGGGCCGCATGGGCATCGAGATCCTCAGCTTCACCATCAAG GACGTGTATGATAAAGTGGAGTACCTGAGCTCCCTGGGGAAGTCCCAGACAGCAGCAGTGCAGAGAGACGCCGACATAGGAGTCGCTGAGGCCGAGAGGGACGCAGGCATCAGG GAAGCGGAATGCAAAAAAGAGATGATGGACATGAAGTTCCAGGCGGACACCTTGATGGCCGACTCGAAGCGCGAGCTGGAAATGCAGCGGGCCGCCTTCAACCAGGAAGTCAACACCAAG AAAGCAGAGGCCCAGCTGGCCTACGAGCTACAGGCCGCTAAGGAGCAGCAGAAGATCCGTCTGGAAGAGATCGAGATCGAGGTGGTGCAGAGGAAGAAGCAGATCACCATCGAGGAGAAGGAGATCCAGCGCACGGACAAGGAGCTCATCGCCACGGTGAAGAGGCCCGCCGAGGCCGAAGCCTACAAGATGCAGATGCTGGCCGAGGGACAGAA GATTAAGAGGGTGTTGACTGCCCAGGCCGAGGCTGAGAAAATCCGCTGCATAGGTGAGGCAGAGGCCGGCTCCATAGAGGTGGTGGGGAAGGCAGAGGCTGAGAAGATGAGGCTGAAGGCTGAGGCCTACCAGCAGTACGGAGAGGCTGCCAAGACCGCCCTGGTTCTGGAGGCCTTGCCCAAG ATTGCAGGCAAAGTGGCGGCGCCCCTCGCCCGGACCAATGAGATTATCATCCTGAGCGGGGAGGGCGGTCGCGTGACCGGAGAGGTGAACCGTCTGCTGGCTGAGCTCC
- the flot2a gene encoding flotillin-2a isoform X2 yields MGNCHTVGPNEALVVSGGCCGSDEKTYVVGGWAWAWMLISDIQRLSLEIMTILCRCENIETSEGVPLDVTGVAQVKVMTDNELLGYACEQFLGKSVQEIKSVILQTLEGHLRSILGTLTVEQIYQDRDRFASLVREVASPDVGRMGIEILSFTIKDVYDKVEYLSSLGKSQTAAVQRDADIGVAEAERDAGIREAECKKEMMDMKFQADTLMADSKRELEMQRAAFNQEVNTKKAEAQLAYELQAAKEQQKIRLEEIEIEVVQRKKQITIEEKEIQRTDKELIATVKRPAEAEAYKMQMLAEGQKIKRVLTAQAEAEKIRCIGEAEAGSIEVVGKAEAEKMRLKAEAYQQYGEAAKTALVLEALPKIAGKVAAPLARTNEIIILSGEGGRVTGEVNRLLAELPVSVNALTGVDLTKIPLLQKMVNPQA; encoded by the exons ATGGGGAATTGCCACACAGTTGGACCAAACGAAGCTCTTGTGGTTTCAG GTGGCTGCTGTGGCTCCGATGAGAAGACGTACGTGGTgggaggctgggcctgggcctggatgCTCATCTCAGACATCCAGAG ACTGTCTCTGGAGATTATGACCATCCTCTGTCGCTGTGAGAATATCGAGACCTCGGAGGGTGTCCCTTTGGATGTGACAGGGGTGGCTCAG gTGAAAGTAATGACTGACAACGAGCTCTTAGGGTACGCCTGTGAGCAGTTCCTGGGGAAGTCCGTGCAGGAGATCAAGAGTGTCATCCTGCAGACACTGGAAGGTCACCTGCGCTCCATCCTCG GCACTCTGACAGTGGAGCAGATCTACCAGGACAGGGACAGGTTTGCCAGTCTGGTGCGGGAGGTGGCTTCGCCCGATGTGGGCCGCATGGGCATCGAGATCCTCAGCTTCACCATCAAG GACGTGTATGATAAAGTGGAGTACCTGAGCTCCCTGGGGAAGTCCCAGACAGCAGCAGTGCAGAGAGACGCCGACATAGGAGTCGCTGAGGCCGAGAGGGACGCAGGCATCAGG GAAGCGGAATGCAAAAAAGAGATGATGGACATGAAGTTCCAGGCGGACACCTTGATGGCCGACTCGAAGCGCGAGCTGGAAATGCAGCGGGCCGCCTTCAACCAGGAAGTCAACACCAAG AAAGCAGAGGCCCAGCTGGCCTACGAGCTACAGGCCGCTAAGGAGCAGCAGAAGATCCGTCTGGAAGAGATCGAGATCGAGGTGGTGCAGAGGAAGAAGCAGATCACCATCGAGGAGAAGGAGATCCAGCGCACGGACAAGGAGCTCATCGCCACGGTGAAGAGGCCCGCCGAGGCCGAAGCCTACAAGATGCAGATGCTGGCCGAGGGACAGAA GATTAAGAGGGTGTTGACTGCCCAGGCCGAGGCTGAGAAAATCCGCTGCATAGGTGAGGCAGAGGCCGGCTCCATAGAGGTGGTGGGGAAGGCAGAGGCTGAGAAGATGAGGCTGAAGGCTGAGGCCTACCAGCAGTACGGAGAGGCTGCCAAGACCGCCCTGGTTCTGGAGGCCTTGCCCAAG ATTGCAGGCAAAGTGGCGGCGCCCCTCGCCCGGACCAATGAGATTATCATCCTGAGCGGGGAGGGCGGTCGCGTGACCGGAGAGGTGAACCGTCTGCTGGCTGAGCTCC